The Flavobacteriales bacterium genome segment GAATCGTTAAAGGTTGGGACTCCAACTGGTACGGTGGTAAAGAAACCCCAGCAAAAATTGAGGAGGATTACAAGATCCGAAAGTACCTGCGCGCCCGTTTGGCAAAGGCAAGTATCTCTAAGATCATTGTAGAGCGTACCCTTAAGTTGATCACGGTTACGGTAAATACTGCACGTCCAGGTATCATCATTGGTAAAGGAGGTCAGGAAGTAGATAAATTGAAAGAAGAGTTGAAGAAGATCACCGGCAAGGAGGTTCAGATCAACATCTTCGAGATCAAGCGCCCAGAATTGGATGCCCGTTTGGTGGCCGATAGCGTTGCCCGTCAGTTGGAAGGACGTATCTCTTTCCGTAGAGCAATGAAAATGGCGGTTGCCTCAACCATGAGAATGGGAGCAGAGGGAATCAAGATCCAAGTGAGTGGTCGTTTGGGAGGAGCTGAAATGGCGCGTTCTGAGATGTACAAAGATGGTCGTATTCCATTGCACACATTCCGTGCAGACATCGATTACGCAAACGTTGAGGCACACACAACCTATGGTCGTCTTGGAATCAAGGTTTGGATCATGTTGGGAGAGGTTTACGGAAAGCGTGATCTGGCACCTAACGCAACGGTTCAGAGCAAGAAACCAGCACGTTTGGCCAGAAGAGAGCGTGGTACTAAGAAGTAATTAGGTAGAACAGCAACAAGAGCAAAGAGATGCTACAGCCAAAAAGGACGAAGTTCCGCAAAATGCACAAAATGAAAATGAAAGGTCTTGCCAATCGTGGCAGTCAGTTGGCCTATGGTTCATTTGGCATTAAGGCAATGGAAGGTGCGTGGATCACTGCACGTCAGATAGAAGCTGCCCGTATTGCGGTAACCCGATACATGAAAAGGGAAGGACAGGTTTGGATCAAGATTTTTCCAGACAAGCCGATCACTAAGAAGCCTGCAGAGGTTCGTATGGGTAAGGGTAAAGGTTCTCCAGAATATTGGGTGGCCGTTGTGAAGCCTGGTTGCATCATGTTCGAAATTGAAGGTGTAGACTCAACCATCGCAAAAGAGGCCTTGAGACTTGCAGCACAGAAACTTCCTATCACAACCAAGTTTGTGACCAGAAGAGATTATACCGGAGCTTAAGAGTTTAAGACAATGGAAAACGCAGTAATAAGAGAATTGTCAGGCGAAGAGCTGGAAGACAAGTTGGCGGAAGAGCGATTGAAGCTTGCCAAGATGAAAATGAATCACGCGGTATCTCCAGTTGAGAATCCGCAAGAGTTGAAGCACTCAAGAAGATTGATCGCTCGTTTGATGACAGAGCGAACTAAAAGGAGCAAAGCATAAGCTGAAATGGAAAGTACAGCAAGAAACCTTAGAAAAGAAAGGATCGGGGTCGTTACCAGCGATAAGATGGATAAGACCATCACTGTTAGCGTTGAGCGTAAAGTGAAGCACCCGATGTATGGAAAGTTCGTTAAGAAGACGAACAAGTTCCATGCACACGATGAGAACAACGACTGCGGTATCGGAGATACGGTTCGCATCATGGAGACACGTCCTTTGAGCAAGTCTAAGAACTGGAGGTTGGTAGAGATCATTGAAAAAGCCAAGTAAGCCATGATACAGACAGAGTCAAGACTTAAAGTAGCTGATAACAGCGGAGCAAAGGAAGTTCTTTGCATCAGGGTTCTTGGTGGAACCAGAAAGCGTTATGCGCGCATCGGTGATACCATCGTGGTAACAGTAAAAGATGCTGTTCCATCCGGTAACGCTAAAAAAGGTACGGTTTCTAAAGCTGTGGTTGTAAGGACCAAGAAAGAGACCAGAAGACAGGACGGATCATACATCCGTTTCGATGACAACGCGGTAGTTCTTTTGAACAATGCTGGTGAGATGAGAGGAACTCGAATCTTCGGACCAGTTGCGCGTGAGTTGAGAGAGAAACAATACATGAAGATCGTATCACTTGCACCAGAGGTGCTTTGATATAGCAAGAAGCAAAGCAATGGCAAAGTTTCACATTAAGAAAGACGATACCGTTAAGGTAATGACCGGTGAGTCCAAAGGACTTGAAGGCAAGGTGCTTGAAGTGTTCCCTTCTAAGAACAAAGCGTTGGTAGAAGGAGCAAACATCGTTAAGCGTCACACCAAGCCGAATGCCGCCAATCCTAACGGAGGTATTGTGGAGAAAGAAGCACCCATCCACATTTCTAACCTTATGTTGGTTGATCCTAAAACAGGAGAAACCACCAAAGTGGGAAGAAAAGAGGTTGATGGTAAGCTTGTAAGATATTCTAAGAAATCCGGAGAAGTAATTAAGTGATGAGCAGTACAGCACCGACACTTAAAAAGAAGTACCAGGACGAGATCGTTCCTGCTCTTCAAGAGAAGTTCCAGTACAAGAGTATTATGGAAGTTCCAAAACTGCAGAAGATCTGCTTGAACCAAGGACTTGGACAGGCAGTTGCTGACAAGAAGATCCTTGAGGCAGCGTTGAACGACATGTCAACCATCGCTGGTCAGAAAGCAGTTGCCGCAAAGTCTAAGAAAGACATCGCCAACTTCAAATTGCGTAAGGGAATGGCCATCGGTGCCCGCGTTACGCTTCGTGGAGACAAGATGTATGAATTCTTGGAAAGATTGGTAGCAGTCGCTCTTCCTCGTGTACGTGACTTCCGTGGTATCAGCCCTAAAGGATTTGATGGCGCTGGTAACTACAACATGGGAATCACCGAGCAGATCATCTTCCCAGAGATCGATATCGATAAAGTGAACAAGATTCTTGGTATGGACATCACTTTCGTGACAACTGCTAAGACAAACGAAGAAGGACTCGCACTTTTGACCGAGTTCGGAATGCCATTTAAAAAGTAAGAAAGAGCATGGCTAAAGAATCAATGAAAGCAAGAGAGCGCAAGCGTGCAAAGCTTGTTGCCCGTTATGCTGAGAAAAGAGCGAGACTGAAAGAAGAAGGAGACTTCCAAGCATTGGCAAGACTTCCTAAGAACGGAGCTGCTATCCGTTTGCATAACAGATGCAGCATCACCGGTCGTCCTAAAGGATACATGAGAGATTTCGGTATCAGCAGGATTCAGTTCAGAGAGATGGCCAATGCCGGGCTCATTCCAGGTGTTAAAAAGGCAAGTTGGTAAGCGATTTATTCGAAAGAAAATGACAGATCCAGTAGCAGATTATCTGACAAGAGTTAGAAACGCGATTCAGGCGAACCACAAAGTGGTTGATATTCCTGCATCCAACGTGAAAAAGGCTATCACTAAGATCCTTTTCGAGAAAGGATACATCCTGAACTACAAGTTCGAGGACGAAGGTGTTCAAGGCAATATCAAGATCGCTCTCAAGTACAATCCACACACGAAGGTGAATGCCATCAAAGGATTGGAGCGTGTAAGTAAGCCAGGACTTCGTAAGTATTCCGGAGCGGGCGAATTGCCACGCGTAAAGAATGGTCTTGGAGTAGCTGTTGTGTCAACATCTCATGGGGTGATGACCGATAAAGAAGCAAGGGCACAACATATTGGTGGAGAAGTTCTCTGCTACGTGTACTAAGAAACTGAAAGAAGAGAAGAGCAATGTCAAGGATAGGATTAGCACCGGTCGTAGTACCTCAAGGAGTTGAGATAACCGTTGGTGACAACGTTGTGAAAGTAAAAGGTCCATTGGGTGAGCTTACTCAGGCTTTCGATCCTTCTATCAAAGTAGAAGTGAAGGATGGAAACGTTGAGCTTGTCCGTGAGAATGAGGCCAAGCAGACCAAAGCCTACCACGGGCTTTACCGTTCGCTTATCAACAACATGGTAGAAGGCGTATCTAAAGGATACGAGAAGAAGCTGGAATTGGTAGGTGTAGGTTACCGTGCCAGCAACAAAGGGCAGGAGCTTGAGCTTTCATTGGGTTTCTCGCACAACGTGGTTTTTCTTCTTCCAAACGAGATCAAGGTTGAGACCGCGATGGAAAGAGGTAAGAATCCCATCATCACGCTCAAGTCGCACGACAAGCAATTGATCGGACAGGTTTGCGCCAAGATCCGCTCATTGAGAAAGCCTGAACCTTACAAAGGAAAGGGTATCAAGTTCGTAGGAGAACAGATCAGAAGAAAGGCTGGGAAATCAGCAGCTAAAAAATAAGAAGTAGAGGAAATGGCTACCAGTAATAAAAGACTAAAGATCAAGAAACGCATCCGTAGCGTAGTGTCGGGTTCTGCAGACAGACCAAGAATGTCGGTTTTCCGCAGCAACAAGGACATCTATGTTCAGTTGATCGATGACAACGATGGTAAAACCCTATTGTCTGCATCTTCTTCAGAGAAAGGAGTGGCTGATGAGAAAGGAACCAAGACGGAGATCGCTGGTAAAGTGGGTAAGTTGATCGCAGAGAAGGCAAAGGAAGCTGGTATCGAAACTGTTGTTTTCGATCGTAACGGTTACCTGTACCACGGACGTGTGAAAGCGTTGGCTGATGGTGCTCGTGAAGAAGGTCTTAAATTCTAATCTGGTTACTGAGAAAAGATGAAAAGAGTAAAATCAACAGATATTGAGCTGAAAGACCGCGTAGTTGGTATTCAGCGTGTAACCAAGGTGACCAAGGGTGGTAGAACCTTCAGTTTCTCAGCCATCGTTGTAGTTGGTGATGAGAACGGAGTTGTAGGACACGGTCTTGGAAAAGCAAAGGAAGTTACTGAAGCTATCGCTAAAGGAATTGACGATGCGAAGAAGAACTTGGTCCGTGTGCCACTTATCAATGGAACTGTTCCGCACGAGCAAGAGAACAAGTACTGCGGAGCGCGCGTATTCTTGAAGCCAGCTTCTTTGGGTACCGGTGTTATTGCAGGTGGTGCAATGCGTGCAGTTCTTGAAGCTGCCGGAGTTAAGAACGTATTGGCAAAGTCTAAAGGTTCTTCAAACCCGCACAACGTGGTAAAGGCAACATTCCTTGCATTGAGCGAAATGCGTGATGCCATTGCGGTATCGAACCAGCGAGGAGTTAAACTTGACGTTGTATTCAACGGATAATTATCCCGATAAAGAGCAAGTAAAATGGCTACGATCAAGGTAAAGCAAGTAAGAAGCGCAATCAACAGAACTGCGCGCCAGAAGAAGACTCTTCAGGCTTTGGGATTGAAAAAAATGAACCAGGTGGTTGAACACGAGAACACTCCGCAGATCATGGGAATGGTAAAAGCGGTAGGTCACTTGGTAGAAGTAGTAGAATAAACAGAACAACGAATTAGGCAATGGCTCTGAATAATCTAAAACCAGCAGCAGGTTCTACCAAGAGTAGAAAACGCATCGGACGAGGCGAAGGAAGCGGTCACGGTGGAACATCAACACGTGGACACAAAGGTGCCAAGTCGCGTTCTGGTTACAAGAAGAAAGTAGGTTTTGAAGGTGGTCAGATGCCACTTCAAAGACGCGTTCCGAAGTTCGGATTCAAGAATCCGTTCCGAGTAGAATACCACGGTATCAACTTGGATACACTTCAGAAGTTGGCTGACGAGAAGAAAGTATCGGCTATCACTCCTGAGGTTCTTATCGAAAACGGACTTGCCAACAAGAACGAGTTGGTGAAAATCTTGGGAAGAGGTGAGCTGAAAGCCAAATTGGAGGTGTCAGCACACGGATTCTCTAAAACAGCAGTAAGTGCAATCGAAGCAGCTGGAGGAACAGTTGTTACGCTATAAGGGTAGATGAAGAAATTTATAGATACACTTCAGAACATCTGGAAGATCGATGACCTAAGGACGAGGATTCTCAACACCTTGGGTTTCATCATGATCTACAGAGTGGGTTCGTTTGTGGTGTTGCCAGGTTTGGAC includes the following:
- the rpsC gene encoding 30S ribosomal protein S3 encodes the protein MGQKTNPIGNRLGIVKGWDSNWYGGKETPAKIEEDYKIRKYLRARLAKASISKIIVERTLKLITVTVNTARPGIIIGKGGQEVDKLKEELKKITGKEVQINIFEIKRPELDARLVADSVARQLEGRISFRRAMKMAVASTMRMGAEGIKIQVSGRLGGAEMARSEMYKDGRIPLHTFRADIDYANVEAHTTYGRLGIKVWIMLGEVYGKRDLAPNATVQSKKPARLARRERGTKK
- the rplP gene encoding 50S ribosomal protein L16, giving the protein MLQPKRTKFRKMHKMKMKGLANRGSQLAYGSFGIKAMEGAWITARQIEAARIAVTRYMKREGQVWIKIFPDKPITKKPAEVRMGKGKGSPEYWVAVVKPGCIMFEIEGVDSTIAKEALRLAAQKLPITTKFVTRRDYTGA
- a CDS encoding 50S ribosomal protein L29; translated protein: MENAVIRELSGEELEDKLAEERLKLAKMKMNHAVSPVENPQELKHSRRLIARLMTERTKRSKA
- the rpsQ gene encoding 30S ribosomal protein S17 translates to MESTARNLRKERIGVVTSDKMDKTITVSVERKVKHPMYGKFVKKTNKFHAHDENNDCGIGDTVRIMETRPLSKSKNWRLVEIIEKAK
- the rplN gene encoding 50S ribosomal protein L14; translation: MIQTESRLKVADNSGAKEVLCIRVLGGTRKRYARIGDTIVVTVKDAVPSGNAKKGTVSKAVVVRTKKETRRQDGSYIRFDDNAVVLLNNAGEMRGTRIFGPVARELREKQYMKIVSLAPEVL
- a CDS encoding 50S ribosomal protein L24 produces the protein MAKFHIKKDDTVKVMTGESKGLEGKVLEVFPSKNKALVEGANIVKRHTKPNAANPNGGIVEKEAPIHISNLMLVDPKTGETTKVGRKEVDGKLVRYSKKSGEVIK
- the rplE gene encoding 50S ribosomal protein L5, which translates into the protein MSSTAPTLKKKYQDEIVPALQEKFQYKSIMEVPKLQKICLNQGLGQAVADKKILEAALNDMSTIAGQKAVAAKSKKDIANFKLRKGMAIGARVTLRGDKMYEFLERLVAVALPRVRDFRGISPKGFDGAGNYNMGITEQIIFPEIDIDKVNKILGMDITFVTTAKTNEEGLALLTEFGMPFKK
- the rpsN gene encoding 30S ribosomal protein S14, producing MAKESMKARERKRAKLVARYAEKRARLKEEGDFQALARLPKNGAAIRLHNRCSITGRPKGYMRDFGISRIQFREMANAGLIPGVKKASW
- the rpsH gene encoding 30S ribosomal protein S8 — protein: MTDPVADYLTRVRNAIQANHKVVDIPASNVKKAITKILFEKGYILNYKFEDEGVQGNIKIALKYNPHTKVNAIKGLERVSKPGLRKYSGAGELPRVKNGLGVAVVSTSHGVMTDKEARAQHIGGEVLCYVY
- a CDS encoding 50S ribosomal protein L6 encodes the protein MSRIGLAPVVVPQGVEITVGDNVVKVKGPLGELTQAFDPSIKVEVKDGNVELVRENEAKQTKAYHGLYRSLINNMVEGVSKGYEKKLELVGVGYRASNKGQELELSLGFSHNVVFLLPNEIKVETAMERGKNPIITLKSHDKQLIGQVCAKIRSLRKPEPYKGKGIKFVGEQIRRKAGKSAAKK
- a CDS encoding 50S ribosomal protein L18, with protein sequence MATSNKRLKIKKRIRSVVSGSADRPRMSVFRSNKDIYVQLIDDNDGKTLLSASSSEKGVADEKGTKTEIAGKVGKLIAEKAKEAGIETVVFDRNGYLYHGRVKALADGAREEGLKF
- a CDS encoding 30S ribosomal protein S5, producing MKRVKSTDIELKDRVVGIQRVTKVTKGGRTFSFSAIVVVGDENGVVGHGLGKAKEVTEAIAKGIDDAKKNLVRVPLINGTVPHEQENKYCGARVFLKPASLGTGVIAGGAMRAVLEAAGVKNVLAKSKGSSNPHNVVKATFLALSEMRDAIAVSNQRGVKLDVVFNG
- the rpmD gene encoding 50S ribosomal protein L30 gives rise to the protein MATIKVKQVRSAINRTARQKKTLQALGLKKMNQVVEHENTPQIMGMVKAVGHLVEVVE
- a CDS encoding 50S ribosomal protein L15, producing MALNNLKPAAGSTKSRKRIGRGEGSGHGGTSTRGHKGAKSRSGYKKKVGFEGGQMPLQRRVPKFGFKNPFRVEYHGINLDTLQKLADEKKVSAITPEVLIENGLANKNELVKILGRGELKAKLEVSAHGFSKTAVSAIEAAGGTVVTL